The sequence GTCGAAAGTCGAACTCGCCGAACTCGTCGATGTCCCGAGCCAGTGCGAGAACTCGGTCCACGCGCGCCAGCGGCACCGCGGCCTCCGACCCGTAGCTGCCGCCCTGTCCCGGCGCGTAGCCGGCCGTCTCGATGGCGAGGGTGGCGTAGCCGAACCGTCGCTTCAGGGGGTTGTCCTCGACGGTGAGCGTCTGCACCTTGTCGAACGGAATCGACCCGTCGTAGCGCTGGACGAGGCCGCGTTCGTACCGGAGTTCGTCGCTCGTCCGGGAGAGCCGAAACCCGTAGTAGTTCAGAACCGCGACGACGACGCCGACGAGCCACGAGAACAGCAGGATACCGACGGCCAGAAGGACGCCGCCGACGGCGAGCACGGTCAGCTCCGAGAGCGACGGGACCAGCGAGGAGAGAATCGGCACCGAACTGGAGGCGAGGAAGGCGACGACACCGGGTACCCGGAGGTCGAACGAGAGCAGGCCGACGAGCGCCAGTTCGCGGTCCGAAAGCGCGAACAGGAGGTCGGTCTCGTCGGTCGCCGACCCGTCGGCGTCCTCGGTCTCGCCTCGCTTTCGGCGGCCGATATCCCGCTGGAGGCGCTTCGCCTCCGCGAAGCTGACGTACCGTATCGCCGCCTCCGTCTCGCTGCCGCCCGCGGTCTCGAAGTCGACGGCCGCGATGTCGAGAAACCGCTGGAAGACGTTCCGCCGGATGTCGACGTTCTGAATCCGGGCGAGCGGAATCTCGCGGGTCCGGCGGGAGAACACCCCCGACCGGATGTCGAACGTGTCGGCGGTGAGGTCGTACTCGTAGCGTCGGTAGTACGCTACCTCGTACCCGACGAGCGCGAAGCCGATGGCCAAGAGCAGGCCGAGCGCGACGAGGAGGCCGCCCGCGCCGAACGCCTCCAGCAGTCCCGTCGCCCCCGTGAACAGGAGGATGAGAAGCGAGAACAGGAGACTCCCCGCCTTCTGGGCGACGCGGTACGGTATCGACAGCGGCGAGAGCTTCATACCGCGTCGTCACCCTCGGCGCGGATGGCCAGTCGCTTGATACGCTCTTGGAGGTCGTCCGAGCCAGACGCCGAGAGACCGGGGATGGTGACGTCCGCGCCACGCGACCCGGCGGTGTAGACGACGGTGGTCGCCAGCCCGGCGAGACGTTCGACAGGCGACCGCGAGGAGTCGACGTGCTGGATACGGACGAACGGGACGACCGTTCGGACGCGAGTGAACACGCCGCGCTCCAGATACAGCGAGTCGTCGCGGACCTCGTAGCGCCAGTAGCGGTACCGGAGGAGGGCGACGGTGACTCCGAAGAACAGCACGGCGAGAAAGACGGCGACCGGAAGCCAGAGCCCCTGCTCGAGGACGAATCGGTCGAACACGGCGGCGAGCGCGCCGACGACGGTGGCGGCGACGACCGCCCGCAGCGACCACAGCAGTCGCACGCGGGGGTGGAGTCGCATCATCGACGACGCACCCCGTCCCCCCGGAGGTGCGGTTCGCTCTTCGCTCGCTCGACCTCGTCGTCCCGTCGTCGTCTCGCCGACGCTGCCGTCGGCCGGAAGCCGCTCATCGCCGGTCGTTTCGAGGGAGCGAGTATAAATCCCGGTACCCGTCGGGGTCAGGCCGTCGCGGCCAGCCGTCGCTCGACGCGGCGGCGGGCGCGTCGAACCGCGTCGACGAGCGTCGTCACCGCCGACAACGCCGGGTACGTGTACGGTCGGTCGTGATAGAGAAACGTGGGGAGGTCGACGTCGGTGACGCCGAGTCGCTGGCGGTGGCTCCGGATCTTCGACTGGCGCTCGGCGTGGAGCGACCCCGCCCGTCGTTCGAGCGCCGAAACGCGTTCTCTGAGGTCGTGGAGGTCGTCGAACGACCGCTCGGGGAGCGGGCGGTCGTCGAGCGAGCGGAGTCGTTCGACGACAGCGTCGATACCGTCGAGTACCGTCCCCAGCGACTCGGCCTCCTCGTCGAGCAAGGCGACGAACGACTCGCGGTCGGCCGCCGCCTCCTTCGCCGCCTCCGCGACGACGCGCTGCAGTTCCGGCGTCAGTCCGTCCGTCGAGACGAGCGCGCCGCCGACGCCGGTGCCGAACTCCTCGACGATGCTTCGTCCCACGGTGTCGCCGTACTCGCTCTCGTAGTGCGGCACGGCCATCACCGTCCGTTGATAGGCGTTCAGGACGCGCCGCGTCGCGTTCGGTCCGCCCTCGCCGACGCCGCTACCTCTGACGGTCGCCGGAACCGTGCGGCCGGCGCTCGCCGGCTGTATCTGCGCCAGTCGGTCGCCGAACGCGCGAAACGCCTCGCGCTCGTCGACGGTCCGACGACGCTCTTTGCGAACGATCTGGCGGGCGTCTCGAACCGTGTGCCCGACGGCGTCGAGCGTCGGGGCCCGCTCGGTCATCGCCCGACGTCCTCTGTGTGGGTGCCGAACGCCATCCGCCGGTCGGGCCGCGACCGCCCGGTCCGCGCCGACAGTTCGATACGCACGCCCCCGTCAGAAGAAGGATATTCGCCGCTCACGCGCTCTCGTCTCATCGCCCTCACGAACGCCTGCCACCGAGATAAAAATATCGGCCACCGGTCGAATTGAAATAATTACCGCTCTATAGACCTATACATCCTTCTGTGCTAACATGTAACGGTGTTTCGAGGGGGTCGCAGTCCACCGCCCGAAACGTCTGCTACGGCCCGCCGCCTCCGCGTCCGACCGCGAGAGGAGGGCGGTAGGTCAAACACCTGTTTGTCCCTTGGGAAGTTTCTTTAAATGTTGCTCGTATCTGTTCGCCATGCGTATCAGTTCCCGAACGATTGCGACGCTGGCGGTCGCACTCCTGTTGGTGACGGCGGGGTGTTCGGCCAGCAGCGGCGGCGACGCCGGCGGCCAGAGCACCGACCTCGTCACGTCGGCCGGCGGCGGCGACGGCGGGTCGGCGAACGACGCGGCCGCCGAAGGCGAGACGGCGAACGCCGACAGCGACGCCCAGTTCGCCCAGCAGCGCGAGCTAATCCGCACCGGCGAACTCCGGATGGAGGTCGACGAGTTCGAGACGGCCCGCGACAACCTCACCGCGGCCGTCGAGGCCCGCGGCGGGTACGTCAGCGACACGAGCGTCTCGAACCGCGGCGAGGGTAACGAGACGTGGTCCGAGGGTCGTATCGTCCTCCGCGTTCCGCAGGAGAACTACTCCTCGATGGTCGACGCCGCCAGAACCGAGGGAACCGTCGAGTTCGAGGAGACGACGACCGAGGACGTGACCGACCAGGTCGTCGACCTCGAAGCGCGGTTGGAGAACCTCCGGGCCGAGCGCGACCGCCTCCGCGAACTCTACCAGCAGGCCAACGAGACCCAGGACGTGCTGGCCGTCCAGCGCGAACTCTCGGACGTCCAGACGGAGATAGAGCGCCTCGAAGGGAGACTCCAGTCGCTCGAACAGCGGGTCGCGTACTCCACGCTCACGGTCTACCTCGAAGAGCCGCGGCCCGAGGGCCTCTACGACCGCGCCGCGTGGTACGACACCGGCGTGCTCGCGGCGTTTCTCGAATCCGTCAGCGGCGTCGGCGTCACGCTCCGCGCGCTCGTGGTCGGCGTCGCCTACGCCGCCCCGTATCTACTGGTGTTCGGCTTGCCGCTCGTCGGCGCGGTAGCGCTCCTGTACCGACGCGTCCGCGGCTGAGCGACCGTCGACCGGTCCCCGGCCCCTCCGTTTTCGCCTTCTCGGCTCGCGTCGCTACTCGAGTTCCGTGCCGTCCCGCGGACAGTACTCGTAGGCATCGTCGTCCGTCCGAAAACCGCAGGTCTGACACCGCCGGGTCGCTCCCGCGGCCGTCGCGCCGCGGAACAGAAACGGGACGAACGGCAGAAACAGTAAGAAGACGAGACTGTCGAAGTACCACCACAGCAGCGCGCTGACGAGGAGGCTGCCGGCGAGTCCGAGAAGCGCCGTCAGCGTCCGTGACCGAACCATGCGCCGACGATACGCGCTCGGCGGACAAAAGGCGGACGACCCAGCCCCGTCATTCCAATTTCGGTCGCACCGCCGGCGGGAGCGCCCCGACGAGCGCTTCGAGCGTCTCCCGGTCGCCCGCCGCGACGTACGTGCGCTCGGATTCGACCGACTCGACGCCCGCCTCGGCCGCCAGCAGCGAGCCCGCGTACTGTTCGTACACGTCCGGGTGGAACGAGACGAGCCCCTCGATTCGGCCCGTCGCCAACAGGCCCCAGTCGACGCAGGGCGACCACGTCTCCAGCACCCGCTTGCAGACGCCGTCGAGCGCGTCTATCATCTCCTCGCCTCGTTCACGTAACTCAGCGTCGCGGACTGCCGGGAGGCCGAGGACGAACGAGACGGTGCCGTGTTCGAGCGGCAGGTCGCTCCCGCCGCCGAGTCGAATCGGTTCGCCGTTCACCGTCGCGCCGCGGCCCCTGCGGGCGAGATACAGCGACTCGGGGAGCGGTTCGTAGATGGCCGAGACGACGGGTTCTCCGTCGTCGACGACGGCGACGGCGGAGGCGAACATCGGCAGTCCGGCGGCGAAGTTGTTCGTCCCGTCCAACGGGTCGACGACCCACTCGTAGCGGCCCGACCCGGAGCGTCCGGCCTCCTCGGTGTGGAGGGCGTGGTCGGGGAACGATTCGCGAATCACGGAGACGACCCGCGCTTCGGCGGCGCAGTCGGCGGCCGCCTTCACGTCGTCGGTGCCGAACTCGCCGTCGACGGTGCCGTTTCGGAACTCGTCGCGGAGAAACTCCCCGCCCGCGCGCACCGCCCGCTCGGCCACCGCGGCCAGGTCGTCGGCGTCGACTGCTTCCATGGTCGCCGATGCGGGGCGAACGGTATGAGCGGTTCGGAGTGCTTCGGCCGTCGAACCGGCCGGCGGGACGGACGGGTGGCCCGCCGGACGTACGCACGGGTGGCTGTTTAGATATCTATCTATATATCTTTCCAGAAATCTCTACAGAAATGCGGCGGACAGCCGTCGCACGCGACGTGCCGATTGGCCAACGTATTTCGGGGACCCCGGAGAGATACGACCGATGAGCGAGCCCATCCCACTCGAATCCTTCTACGAC is a genomic window of Haloprofundus halophilus containing:
- a CDS encoding PH domain-containing protein, with amino-acid sequence MKLSPLSIPYRVAQKAGSLLFSLLILLFTGATGLLEAFGAGGLLVALGLLLAIGFALVGYEVAYYRRYEYDLTADTFDIRSGVFSRRTREIPLARIQNVDIRRNVFQRFLDIAAVDFETAGGSETEAAIRYVSFAEAKRLQRDIGRRKRGETEDADGSATDETDLLFALSDRELALVGLLSFDLRVPGVVAFLASSSVPILSSLVPSLSELTVLAVGGVLLAVGILLFSWLVGVVVAVLNYYGFRLSRTSDELRYERGLVQRYDGSIPFDKVQTLTVEDNPLKRRFGYATLAIETAGYAPGQGGSYGSEAAVPLARVDRVLALARDIDEFGEFDFRRPPKRIRRRYVGRYLIALGVLLAALYGVNYALGGDYPWFVPAVILPLIPVAAHYKWKHRGYWLDERHVVTRNGFWNRQTRIVPYHRVQTVIDTRTVFQRRWRVATITADTAGSRSLSARDAAAVDIDRAEAKRLRSALETRLQAALAARRREAAEDQSDDDGSESETAGTSENRENSEAVSDDSAYSDDSTDADESESPNDDTPSTT
- a CDS encoding PH domain-containing protein, with protein sequence MMRLHPRVRLLWSLRAVVAATVVGALAAVFDRFVLEQGLWLPVAVFLAVLFFGVTVALLRYRYWRYEVRDDSLYLERGVFTRVRTVVPFVRIQHVDSSRSPVERLAGLATTVVYTAGSRGADVTIPGLSASGSDDLQERIKRLAIRAEGDDAV
- a CDS encoding DUF7260 family protein, translating into MTERAPTLDAVGHTVRDARQIVRKERRRTVDEREAFRAFGDRLAQIQPASAGRTVPATVRGSGVGEGGPNATRRVLNAYQRTVMAVPHYESEYGDTVGRSIVEEFGTGVGGALVSTDGLTPELQRVVAEAAKEAAADRESFVALLDEEAESLGTVLDGIDAVVERLRSLDDRPLPERSFDDLHDLRERVSALERRAGSLHAERQSKIRSHRQRLGVTDVDLPTFLYHDRPYTYPALSAVTTLVDAVRRARRRVERRLAATA
- a CDS encoding DUF4349 domain-containing protein, whose amino-acid sequence is MRISSRTIATLAVALLLVTAGCSASSGGDAGGQSTDLVTSAGGGDGGSANDAAAEGETANADSDAQFAQQRELIRTGELRMEVDEFETARDNLTAAVEARGGYVSDTSVSNRGEGNETWSEGRIVLRVPQENYSSMVDAARTEGTVEFEETTTEDVTDQVVDLEARLENLRAERDRLRELYQQANETQDVLAVQRELSDVQTEIERLEGRLQSLEQRVAYSTLTVYLEEPRPEGLYDRAAWYDTGVLAAFLESVSGVGVTLRALVVGVAYAAPYLLVFGLPLVGAVALLYRRVRG
- a CDS encoding inositol monophosphatase family protein; the protein is MEAVDADDLAAVAERAVRAGGEFLRDEFRNGTVDGEFGTDDVKAAADCAAEARVVSVIRESFPDHALHTEEAGRSGSGRYEWVVDPLDGTNNFAAGLPMFASAVAVVDDGEPVVSAIYEPLPESLYLARRGRGATVNGEPIRLGGGSDLPLEHGTVSFVLGLPAVRDAELRERGEEMIDALDGVCKRVLETWSPCVDWGLLATGRIEGLVSFHPDVYEQYAGSLLAAEAGVESVESERTYVAAGDRETLEALVGALPPAVRPKLE